In Chitinophaga oryzae, the sequence AATGGAAGATAGCGTCAAATTCTTTGCACAGCGTGCCTACGGCGTTCAGGTCCAGCAGGTTGCCGATTTCGTTGTTGGCGTGCATCAGCGTTACCAGGCATTTGCCGCCGGCATTTTGCAACAGTTCGCGGAGATGGTCCATGTCAATATGGCCGGATGGCAGTATTTTGACAAAAGACAGCCCGACACCACGATGGTGATGCAGGTACTCCACGGTGTGCAGGGTAGCATGATGCTCTATCGGGGAAGAGATGATGTGTTTGCATCCCAGATCATTCACCGCAGCATTGATAGCCGTGTTGCTGCTTTCGGTACCGCCGGAAGTAAAAAAGATTTCTCCCGGGTGCGCGTTCAGGATTTTGGCCACTGATTTACGCGCATTTTCTATACCCAGCCTGGTTTCTCTTCCATAGGAGTAGATAGATGAAGGGTTTCCAAACTTTTCCGTCATATAAGGCAGCATGGCATCCAATACCACCGGGTCAAGAGAGGTGGTTGCTGCATTATCAAAATAAATTCTTTCCAATGTGGGTGGTTTTTGATGGCTTTTATAATGGTGCCACCAAAGTTCCGAAAAATTTAGCTATTTTGACATTTAGCTATTTTTATATTTAACTATTTAGGTATTTATATATTATCACTAAATGTCCCTTTCCCTAAATAAACCCAATAACCAAATATCAAAATAACCAAATGATCAAGAGTTCCTGTTGATGAGGTCATAAAACCGGTCGCGGTAGCCGTCGCTGATGGGGATGGACTGGTTGGCGATCATCACCGTATTTTTTTCCACCGAATTGATTTTATTGAGTGACACCAGGTAAGAGCGGTGCACGCGGATAAACTTATCGGCCGGCAGGCGGGTTTCGAATGACTTGAGGCTGCGCAGCGTCAGCACGGGCAGATTGGGAGTATAAATTTTCGTATAGTCTTTGAGTGCTTCGATGAAAAGAATGTCTTCAAGATTGATCTTGATGATTTTATATTCCGTTTTGATAAAGATGTAGTCGTTGGCAAAGGTGGCCGTATCGGAGGGAGCCGCCTTCTGCTGGTTGGCCGTAAACGTCTCTCCGGCTTTGGCGGCCGCTTTCAGGAAACGTTCGAACGGAACGGGTTTCAACAGATAATCCACTACATCGAGGTTAAAGCCGTCGAGCGCATATTCACCATACGCGGTGGTAAAGATGACCATCGGCGGATACTTCAGGGACTTCAGGAACTGTATGCCGGTAATATCCGGCATTTTTATATCCAGAAACACCAGGTCCACCGGTTCTTCCTGGATAAAGCGCAGGGCATTGGCGGCGTTTTCAAACTTACCGGCCAGCTGAAGGAAAGGTACTTTGCGGATATAGTCCTCCAGTATTTCCAGTGCCAGCGGCTCGTCATCCACAGCGATACACTTTATCATTTTTTCAATACTATTTTAAGATCCACAATAAACTGGTTGTCTGTTTCCGTGATAGTGATTTCATGGTCTCCGTGATAGAGCATGTCCAGTCTTTTCAATACGTTCTGTAACCCGATACCGCCTCTTTCGGATACCCGCTCTTTAAAGAGGCTGTTTCTGACAATTAATCTGATCATATTTTCGGTAATAGTGATATCGATGTTGATAAAGGATTCCTCTGCGTAGCTGACGCCGTGCTTAAAAGCATTCTCCACAAAAGGCACCAGCAGCATAGGTTCTATCAGGAAGCCCGACGCCTGGCCTTTTAAATGACAGGAGATGTCAATGTCCTGTGACAGCCGCAACCGTTGTATATCGATGTAGTCCTGTAGATATTTCAGTTCCTGTTCCAGTTGTACTTTATCCTCGTTGGATTCGTAGATCATATACCGCATAATGGTTGACAACTTCAGGATCGCATGTTCTGTTTGTCCTGATTGTTTATGTGCCAGTGAATAGATAGTATTCAGACAATTAAAAAGAAAATGCGGATTTATTTGCGACTTCAGGAATTTCAGTTCTGCATTCAGTTTTTCCACTTTCAACGCTTCCCGTTGTTTTTCACTTTCAAACCACTCCACGGCAATTTTGATGAATCCGCTCATAAACAGCATCAGCAACGCAAAAAAACCAGAGCGGCGAAGTACTTCCGGGAACAACAGGTAATCCCAGAAAGAGACTTTGTCTTCGATGACCCGGAACCAGCGTGGCGGCGGCATTGGCATGGTAGTCACCACCGGTTTGGCCATGGTGGCGATATGTACTTTGGTACTACCCAGCGGTGTGGCCATTGCGCTGGCAGTTAACCGCACTCCTTCCTCCTCTCTCATGTCGTAACGTTGGTTAAACGAAGGAAACGCCCTGGTTGTTACATCATTGGCCAATTTGGCTTTATCCATCCGCACGGTCATCATCGGGCCACGGCCGATGAAGTTGCGGAAAAAATAAAAGTCAAGCGCCGCCTGCTGTGCGGTAATAAACACCACCAGCAATATCACGGTGCAGAGGTACTGTACAATCTTCTGCCGGTTGAAATAACGTGGTATCAGCACATAGATATTCAGGTAGAAAATGGCGATCAGAAAGAGGTTGTCAATCAGCTCCTTGACAAAAAAAGTTTTATGCAGGATCTGGATGCGGTAAATAAAAAAAGGAAAGAATAAAAAACATACCCATCCCAATATGTGCAGGGAGACGACGACCGGGCGATTCTTTAATATACGTTTGAAATGGAGCATCATTGTAATTGATGCGATAAACATACAACGGTATCCGGTATAGCGTGTGTTAAAGTTTGTTAATCCTGGTATAACGGATTGTTAAAATTGGAATGAGAAAAACAGCTTCTTAAAATCTTCTTAAAATTGCACCCATAGGGAATCCCACCCGGTCCTAAGATCACTTAAAACCAGGCGGGATTACGCCTCTGAACAGACAACATTCTTATTGCACGCCAGCCACCTGCATCTTTATTAATTCCGTTAGTGTCATCGTTGGTCTTTGGCGCGCCATCAGTTTTTCCACCACTGCCTGCCCTACCTTTTGCGCATCTTCTTTTGTGCGGAAGGGCCTGTTGCCCGCGATACCGGGAATCACATCCTGGCAGATGAAGGAACGATGGTCCACCATTACCCGGTAGCCCCAGCCACCAGCCGTTTCAAAGGGAACGACTGTCAGCTGCACCATATCTGCATCCTGCGAAGAATACAGATGACGCCGGTATGCTGCCAGCAACAGCAGTAGCGCCACCGGAACGGCCCAGATTAATTTTCGTTTAGTCATACTGGTTATATTCCGCCGTTGGGTCAAATTCAAACATATTATCGAATGGCTGGCTGGAGCTGGTACCCAGCACCACAAAGCCCCTGTCTTTCACCGCGAAGCCGGTAGCTCCGTTGCGCGCCGCCCCTTCAAAATCCGTTTTCTGTACCCACAGGTCCGTACCCGGGTTGTACTCCCATACGGCAGACGACAGGCTTGTTTTGGTACCGGACACCACGTATCCCAGGCCGCGCATCGCGAAAGACGCGGCGCCGCTGCCTTTGAAATTATAGTCGTCGTCGAAGCTCTGATCGGTCACATTATCGATAGCACGCAGCTGCGTCCACGTTTCGGAAGTGCCGTCAAACGAATAGAAATCCGACACATAGCTGCCATTAGCGACACCCATGCACAGGTAAGCCTTATTATTGATCACAAAAACGTTGGCATCCTGTCTTTTACCGCTGGTAAGGCTTTGTACCTGTGTCCATGCATTGGCCACCGGATCGTAGCGCCAGTTGTCTTTCAGCCAGTTGCCGTCATACCCTGTGGCGATATATCCTTTATCGTTCAGTGCAAAAGCGACGGCGCCATACCGCGCCGTACCGGCAAAATCCGCTTTACGGGCCCAGGTATTAGCAACGGGATCGTACTGGTAAAAATCATTCAGCTTGTTAAGGCCATCATACCCCGTACCGATGTATCCTTTTCCGGCCATGGCCATACCGACCGCGCCACTGCGGCCTACGCCGGGGAACGGCGCTTTCTGCGTCCACTGGTTCAGGGTCACATCAAACACCCAGAAATCCTGCAGCCTGTTTTCACCATCGTAACCGGTGCCAACATAAGCTTTATTATCTATCACAAAGGAAGCGGCAGCGCTTCTGCCTACGCCTTCAAACTCAGAACGTTTGATCCAGTTGCCCACTTTAGTAGTCGTGGAGGAGTCCTTGGAACAGGCCACCAGGGAAGCGACCAATAATAAACTGTAACCTTTTAAATAACGCATTCGCATGTTCGTTTTACTGTTGCCAAAATTATCCGTGGAAGCATTCCGGCAAACAGGAAATAGACATTCCCCTCTTTTTAACTGACGGATACCGCTTTTTCATCTGCCAGCAGTAATCTTTTGCATTTAGCCGCAATACAAGCCCTTTGGGCGGCACAAAGAACAGAATAATAGTTTCATCGATAAATAATGCCCATTGGCATATTACAGCAACGGCAAGTATCGATCGTGTCTAAAATTGCGCACCATGAACCACGATTTTTTTTCACACAAAGGAATAAGAAGGGAACAAAGGAACATAAGGCCTTTGGCTTTAACGTATTTTGTTTCCCGCAAAGGCGCTAAGCGGCAAAGCAGCATAAGCAACTGGCTGCTATTGTTATTGCTGACCGGTATGGCAGCCTGCCAGAAAGCCGGCTTCTCCTATGATAATGTGATAGACGACCAGCAAACCGATTATATCCTTACCGACACCCTGTCGGTAGCCATGAAAACCATCCGGTATGATTCAGTGCCTACCTCCGGCACCGGCATGCTGCTGGTAGGCGCCAAATCAGACCCCTACCTGGGCGCCGTCACCGCCGGCTCTTACTTCCAGCTTATACAGCCAACAGGAACGGACATACCTGTCAACGGCTCCGGCTTCGATTCATTGCGGCTCCTGCTGCGCCCCACCGGCTACATTGCCGGCGATTCCCTGCAACCACTAAGCCTGCAGGTATACCGGGTGACACAAACCATCCAGTTCGCCAAAACATTTTACAACCTCTACAACAACAGTAACTTCGCCACCGAAAGCACGCCCTTGGGCACCTTCACCGGCATCATCCGCCCGAAGACGGATAAAACCGTGCGCATCCCTCTGTCCGACGCACTCGGCAGCCAGCTCTTCACCCTGCTGCGCGATAAAAAACCGGAGGTCTCCGCAGGGCCCAACTTCCTGGATTTCTTCCGCGGCCTGAAAGTGGCGCCCGGCCCGGGAAGCGCTTCCCTGATGGCTTTCATGGCCCAGGACACTTCGCTGACGATGCGCCTGTATTATCATATCAACGAGATCGTACCTACCGCGAAATATGTGGATTTTAAGATGAA encodes:
- a CDS encoding LytR/AlgR family response regulator transcription factor, with protein sequence MIKCIAVDDEPLALEILEDYIRKVPFLQLAGKFENAANALRFIQEEPVDLVFLDIKMPDITGIQFLKSLKYPPMVIFTTAYGEYALDGFNLDVVDYLLKPVPFERFLKAAAKAGETFTANQQKAAPSDTATFANDYIFIKTEYKIIKINLEDILFIEALKDYTKIYTPNLPVLTLRSLKSFETRLPADKFIRVHRSYLVSLNKINSVEKNTVMIANQSIPISDGYRDRFYDLINRNS
- a CDS encoding sensor histidine kinase translates to MFIASITMMLHFKRILKNRPVVVSLHILGWVCFLFFPFFIYRIQILHKTFFVKELIDNLFLIAIFYLNIYVLIPRYFNRQKIVQYLCTVILLVVFITAQQAALDFYFFRNFIGRGPMMTVRMDKAKLANDVTTRAFPSFNQRYDMREEEGVRLTASAMATPLGSTKVHIATMAKPVVTTMPMPPPRWFRVIEDKVSFWDYLLFPEVLRRSGFFALLMLFMSGFIKIAVEWFESEKQREALKVEKLNAELKFLKSQINPHFLFNCLNTIYSLAHKQSGQTEHAILKLSTIMRYMIYESNEDKVQLEQELKYLQDYIDIQRLRLSQDIDISCHLKGQASGFLIEPMLLVPFVENAFKHGVSYAEESFINIDITITENMIRLIVRNSLFKERVSERGGIGLQNVLKRLDMLYHGDHEITITETDNQFIVDLKIVLKK
- a CDS encoding DUF4907 domain-containing protein, giving the protein MTKRKLIWAVPVALLLLLAAYRRHLYSSQDADMVQLTVVPFETAGGWGYRVMVDHRSFICQDVIPGIAGNRPFRTKEDAQKVGQAVVEKLMARQRPTMTLTELIKMQVAGVQ
- a CDS encoding Kelch repeat-containing protein, which produces MRYLKGYSLLLVASLVACSKDSSTTTKVGNWIKRSEFEGVGRSAAASFVIDNKAYVGTGYDGENRLQDFWVFDVTLNQWTQKAPFPGVGRSGAVGMAMAGKGYIGTGYDGLNKLNDFYQYDPVANTWARKADFAGTARYGAVAFALNDKGYIATGYDGNWLKDNWRYDPVANAWTQVQSLTSGKRQDANVFVINNKAYLCMGVANGSYVSDFYSFDGTSETWTQLRAIDNVTDQSFDDDYNFKGSGAASFAMRGLGYVVSGTKTSLSSAVWEYNPGTDLWVQKTDFEGAARNGATGFAVKDRGFVVLGTSSSQPFDNMFEFDPTAEYNQYD
- a CDS encoding DUF4270 family protein; its protein translation is MALTYFVSRKGAKRQSSISNWLLLLLLTGMAACQKAGFSYDNVIDDQQTDYILTDTLSVAMKTIRYDSVPTSGTGMLLVGAKSDPYLGAVTAGSYFQLIQPTGTDIPVNGSGFDSLRLLLRPTGYIAGDSLQPLSLQVYRVTQTIQFAKTFYNLYNNSNFATESTPLGTFTGIIRPKTDKTVRIPLSDALGSQLFTLLRDKKPEVSAGPNFLDFFRGLKVAPGPGSASLMAFMAQDTSLTMRLYYHINEIVPTAKYVDFKMNASELQFNQISVNRSGTPLEQLQGTVKELPSSATGNMSFTQSLTGVGTRIDLPYLKNMSQLGQFFKIMKVILTVYPATGTFSGSSQIPANLALCQVDKTNTVTDTLSYGNLTVDNMYNENTYYTYDITNYCNTQLTADGTALRGLLLTTPGGSGRNSLDRLVINDQQVPKKKIKIQVYYLLYK